A single region of the bacterium genome encodes:
- the purL gene encoding phosphoribosylformylglycinamidine synthase subunit PurL codes for MHVSRLIELNDIHEPVINLDLAKDHGINDEEYKKILEILGRTPTFTELGIFSVMWSEHCSYKNSIAVLKTLPKQGPRVLKGAGEENAGLIDIGDGLAVAFKIESHNHPSAIEPYQGAATGVGGILRDIFTMGARPIAALNSLRFGSLENPRVKYLFANVVKGIGDYGNCFGVPTVAGEVYFEDCYTDNPLVNAMAVGIVEHGQTASAIAKGEGNPVMIVGSSTGRDGIHGATFASEEISEASESKRPNVQIGDPFTEKLLLEATLEAIQSGHLVGIQDMGAAGLTCSSAETSAKGECGIEIELSLVPLREDHMTPYEIMLSESQERMLLIVKKGFEKHIQEIFEKWDLHAVTIGRVTNDRMLRVKYRGKIFAEIPSDSLVLGGGAPVYQRDAVRPAYLDVVYAFKPESVPEPKDYNNVLKKLLSSPNIASKEWVYEQYDSMVRTNTMTLPGSDSAVIRIKGTNKALAMKTDCNGRYVYLNPRRGGQIAVAECARNVVCSGAKPAAITNCLNFGNPYKPENYWQFKEAVGGMSDACKVFETPVTGGNVSFYNESPTAAVYPTPTIGMLGIIEDMHHVTTSWFKQEGDFIFLIGKNLAEIGGSEYLKIIHNAVNGDAPQIDLEYEKSVQAFTYDAIVKGLIRSAHDVSDGGLAVTLAECCLQEKKNQIIGATIRLKDTLRPDFLLFGETQSRIVVSASPAHSKSFTELAQSQGMDISEIGTVGGKELVINNWISMKVAEIEKHYRYSIKNIMS; via the coding sequence ATGCACGTATCACGATTAATAGAGTTGAACGATATTCATGAGCCTGTCATCAACTTGGATCTGGCAAAAGACCACGGCATCAATGACGAGGAGTACAAGAAAATACTGGAAATCCTCGGACGAACGCCGACGTTCACCGAACTCGGCATTTTCAGTGTAATGTGGAGCGAACACTGCAGCTACAAGAATTCCATCGCCGTACTTAAAACGCTTCCAAAGCAGGGCCCGCGTGTTTTAAAAGGCGCCGGCGAGGAAAACGCAGGGCTCATAGATATTGGCGACGGATTGGCTGTTGCGTTTAAAATTGAAAGCCATAACCATCCTTCCGCCATTGAGCCTTATCAAGGTGCGGCAACCGGCGTCGGCGGAATTTTACGCGATATTTTTACCATGGGCGCGCGACCTATTGCTGCGCTGAATTCTCTTCGGTTCGGAAGTTTGGAAAATCCCCGTGTAAAATATTTGTTTGCCAATGTTGTTAAAGGCATCGGCGATTACGGTAATTGTTTCGGCGTCCCAACCGTTGCCGGCGAAGTCTACTTTGAGGATTGTTACACGGATAACCCGTTGGTCAACGCAATGGCGGTAGGCATTGTTGAACACGGCCAAACAGCGAGCGCTATTGCTAAGGGCGAGGGTAACCCAGTCATGATCGTCGGGTCATCCACCGGCCGCGACGGGATTCACGGCGCAACCTTTGCCTCGGAAGAAATTTCCGAAGCATCTGAATCCAAAAGGCCCAACGTTCAGATCGGCGATCCATTTACTGAAAAGCTCTTGCTCGAAGCAACTTTGGAGGCCATTCAATCCGGACATCTGGTCGGCATTCAGGATATGGGAGCGGCCGGACTTACCTGCTCCAGCGCTGAAACGAGCGCTAAAGGCGAGTGCGGAATAGAAATTGAATTGTCGCTGGTTCCATTGCGCGAAGATCACATGACGCCGTATGAAATCATGTTATCTGAAAGCCAGGAACGAATGCTTTTGATAGTAAAAAAGGGATTTGAAAAACACATTCAGGAAATTTTTGAGAAGTGGGATCTTCATGCAGTAACGATTGGCCGTGTTACGAATGACCGTATGCTGCGCGTAAAATACCGTGGAAAAATATTCGCCGAAATTCCCTCGGATTCTCTAGTGCTCGGCGGCGGAGCGCCCGTATATCAAAGAGACGCCGTTCGACCGGCCTACTTGGACGTCGTATATGCTTTCAAACCGGAAAGCGTTCCTGAACCAAAAGACTATAACAACGTCTTAAAAAAACTTTTGAGTTCACCCAATATTGCAAGTAAAGAGTGGGTGTATGAGCAGTACGATTCGATGGTTCGCACCAATACGATGACGCTGCCCGGCAGCGATTCCGCCGTGATCCGTATCAAAGGTACGAACAAAGCGCTTGCGATGAAAACCGACTGCAACGGGCGTTACGTGTACCTGAATCCCCGCCGCGGCGGGCAGATCGCCGTTGCAGAATGCGCGCGGAATGTGGTCTGTTCAGGCGCTAAGCCCGCAGCTATTACCAATTGCCTCAATTTTGGCAACCCATACAAGCCGGAAAATTATTGGCAATTCAAAGAAGCTGTCGGCGGTATGAGCGACGCATGCAAAGTATTCGAAACCCCGGTCACCGGAGGCAATGTTAGTTTCTACAATGAGAGTCCGACAGCGGCCGTATATCCTACCCCCACTATCGGTATGCTTGGTATTATCGAAGATATGCATCATGTTACGACGTCGTGGTTCAAACAAGAAGGCGATTTTATTTTTCTGATTGGAAAGAACCTGGCCGAAATCGGTGGAAGCGAATATCTTAAAATTATTCATAACGCCGTAAATGGCGATGCGCCGCAGATCGATCTGGAATACGAAAAATCCGTACAGGCGTTCACCTATGATGCCATTGTTAAAGGGTTGATCCGATCTGCCCATGACGTTTCGGACGGCGGGCTGGCGGTAACGCTGGCTGAATGTTGTTTGCAAGAAAAGAAGAATCAAATTATCGGAGCAACGATTCGGCTGAAGGATACACTGCGTCCCGATTTTCTGCTGTTCGGAGAAACCCAATCACGAATCGTTGTTTCGGCTTCACCTGCTCACTCTAAATCATTTACGGAATTGGCTCAGTCTCAAGGAATGGATATATCGGAGATTGGTACCGTTGGAGGAAAAGAACTCGTCATCAACAACTGGATTTCTATGAAAGTTGCCGAAATAGAAAAACATTATCGCTATTCAATAAAAAACATTATGAGCTGA
- a CDS encoding bifunctional response regulator/alkaline phosphatase family protein, whose amino-acid sequence MQKKNIIWADDEIELLKPHILFLQQRGYDVTPVTNGEDAIRYIEKGKYDLVLLDEMMDGKDGLTTLEEIKDMYPSLPVIMITKSEEEKLMDDAIGRKIDQYLTKPVNPSQILLACKQIFDTRKITEQKISRDYIQEFNKISQQLMTELTFNDWYEINLSLSEWDREMDEYADLGLRQTLYDQKHACNIEFGKFVERHYHKWIHERNENSPLLSTDIIRKYVFPKIAAKRRVVFLVIDCLRLDQWLGFEPILQEYFNITKHYYYSILPTSTPYSRNAIFSGMFPADIEKKFPEIWSKGEEDDSSRNRFEKELLDYQLKINRVPLESDAKYIKLLNIDATKNLEGNIASYVESTQLTAIVLNFLDILAHSRSDSTVIKEIAPNEAAYRSLSNSWFVHSPMFEILKILSKLDCSVIITSDHGSIRSLHGTQVIGDKETSTSLRYKYGKNIKANAKHALFIKEPADYKLPSRGVNTHYIIAKEDYYFVYPTNYHHYLNYYKDTFQHGGISMEEMIMPVIELEGKKE is encoded by the coding sequence ATGCAGAAAAAAAATATCATTTGGGCGGACGACGAGATCGAATTACTCAAACCGCATATACTTTTTCTCCAGCAGAGGGGTTACGATGTCACGCCGGTAACTAACGGCGAAGACGCGATCCGCTATATTGAAAAGGGAAAATATGATCTGGTGCTTCTCGACGAAATGATGGACGGCAAAGACGGTTTGACTACGCTTGAGGAAATCAAAGATATGTATCCCTCTTTGCCGGTGATTATGATCACCAAAAGTGAGGAAGAAAAGCTCATGGATGATGCCATCGGGCGTAAAATCGACCAGTATCTGACAAAGCCAGTGAATCCCAGCCAGATTTTACTCGCCTGTAAACAGATCTTCGACACCCGTAAGATCACAGAACAAAAAATTTCAAGAGATTACATTCAGGAATTTAATAAAATTTCTCAACAATTGATGACCGAACTGACGTTCAACGACTGGTATGAGATTAATCTGTCGCTGAGTGAGTGGGACCGAGAAATGGACGAGTATGCCGATCTTGGACTACGCCAGACACTGTACGATCAAAAGCATGCGTGTAATATTGAATTCGGCAAGTTTGTGGAACGTCATTATCATAAATGGATACATGAGCGGAATGAAAATTCTCCGTTGCTGTCTACGGACATCATTCGCAAATACGTGTTTCCTAAAATTGCCGCCAAACGCCGCGTTGTCTTTCTCGTTATTGACTGTTTACGATTGGATCAATGGCTTGGATTTGAACCCATCCTGCAGGAATACTTTAATATCACAAAGCATTATTACTATTCGATTCTTCCGACGTCTACGCCGTATTCCCGCAATGCGATATTCAGCGGCATGTTTCCTGCAGATATAGAAAAGAAATTTCCGGAGATCTGGTCCAAAGGCGAAGAGGATGACTCCAGCCGTAACCGATTTGAAAAGGAATTGCTGGACTATCAGCTGAAGATCAACCGGGTTCCACTGGAATCCGATGCAAAGTATATTAAACTGTTGAATATTGATGCGACAAAAAATCTGGAAGGAAATATAGCCAGTTACGTGGAGTCGACTCAGTTAACTGCCATTGTACTGAATTTTCTCGACATACTCGCGCACAGCCGCAGTGACTCGACGGTGATCAAGGAGATTGCGCCCAATGAAGCGGCGTACCGCTCGCTTAGTAATTCATGGTTCGTTCATTCTCCAATGTTTGAAATACTGAAAATCCTTTCTAAACTAGACTGTTCTGTAATTATAACATCGGATCACGGCAGCATAAGGAGTTTGCACGGAACGCAAGTGATCGGCGATAAAGAGACCTCCACAAGTTTGCGTTATAAGTACGGAAAAAATATCAAAGCGAATGCGAAACATGCCTTGTTCATAAAAGAACCGGCCGATTATAAATTACCCTCACGCGGCGTGAACACGCATTACATAATAGCAAAAGAGGATTACTACTTTGTCTACCCGACGAACTATCACCATTATTTGAACTATTACAAGGATACGTTTCAGCACGGCGGGATTTCCATGGAAGAAATGATTATGCCGGTGATAGAACTCGAGGGAAAGAAAGAGTAG